A window from Salvia miltiorrhiza cultivar Shanhuang (shh) chromosome 2, IMPLAD_Smil_shh, whole genome shotgun sequence encodes these proteins:
- the LOC131011030 gene encoding protein PIN-LIKES 3-like isoform X1: MALLDLFTASSVPVVKVLLVTALGSYLAVDRVNILGDDARKHLNNITFFVFNPALVYSNLASTLTFESMVELWFMPFNILFTFIIGSALGWVVIQFTRPPSHLHGLIIGCCAAGNLGNLLLIIIPAVCKERGSPFGDGDTCVKYGMAYASLSMATGAIYLWSYVYNIVRVSSSRSSREVEIIDSPTHTSSREGSPSSSGKSLTDPLLSSSVLIETEDHEKGLGQLQDRFESKPQVCLTDKIKQRLGSVFSKMNLKKILAPSTTGAFVGFVVGLVPQIRGLLIGDAAPFHVIQDTALLVGDGAIPAVTLVMGGNLLRGLKGSGIQKSVIFGVLAVRYVALPLVGIAVVKGALRLGLVHDNPLYEFVLLLQFALPPAMNIGTITQLFGAGEMECSVIMLWCYSLASVALTLWSTLFLWLVSS, translated from the exons ATGGCCCTTTTGGATCTATTCACGGCGTCGTCTGTTCCTGTGGTGAAAGTGCTTCTGGTGACTGCGTTGGGGTCGTATCTTGCAGTGGACCGCGTAAACATTCTGGGAGATGATGCTAGGAAGCATTTGAACAAT ATTACGTTCTTCGTATTTAATCCAGCACTTGTCTACAGTAACTTAGCCAGCACATTAACATTTGAAAGCATGGTTGAGTT GTGGTTCATGCCCTTTAATATCCTCTTCACATTCATAATTGGTTCTGCACTCGGTTGGGTGGTCATTCAATTTACAAGACCTCCTTCACATCTCCATGGACTCATTATAGGTTGTTGCGCTGCAG GAAACTTGGGAAACCTGCTTCTGATCATAATCCCAGCAGTGTGTAAAGAGAGAGGAAGCCCGTTTGGGGATGGTGACACTTGTGTCAAATATGGAATGGCATATGCTTCGCTCTCGATGGCA ACCGGAGCAATATATCTTTGGTCCTATGTGTATAATATCGTTAGAGTGTCCTCAAGTCGGAGCTCAAGGGAAGTCGAGATTATTGACTCTCCCACCCATACGTCTTCAAGAGAGGGCTCCCCGTCTTCGTCTGGGAAGAGTTTGACAGATCCTTTACTCTCTTCGAGTGTTTTGATTGAAACAGAAGACCATGAAAAGGGATTAGGACAGCTGCAAGATAGATTCGAGAGCAAGCCCCAG GTTTGTCTAACGGATAAAATAAAGCAAAGATTGGGGTCAGTTTTCAGTAAGATGAACTTGAAGAAGATCTTAGCTCCATCAACGACAGGAGCG TTTGTTGGATTTGTAGTGGGACTGGTGCCACAAATTCGAGGACTGCTAATCGGTGATGCAGCTCCTTTCCATGTAATCCAAGACACTGCCCTTCTGGTCGG GGATGGAGCGATTCCAGCTGTCACGTTGGTCATGGGAGGAAACCTTTTAAGAG GTTTAAAAGGTTCGGGAATTCAGAAGTCTGTTATTTTCGGTGTTCTAGCTGTCCGATACGTTGCCCTGCCGCTGGTAGGCATTGCAGTCGTTAAAGGGGCGCTTCGGTTGGGTTTAGTGCATGATAATCCACTGTATGAGTTTGTTCTCCTGCTGCAGTTTGCCCTTCCACCTGCAATGAACATCG GAACAATAACTCAATTGTTTGGTGCTGGTGAGATGGAATGCTCTGTGATTATGCTGTGGTGTTACTCATTGGCTTCTGTTGCTCTCACTCTATGGTCAACACTTTTCCTATGGCTCGTCTCTTCTTGA
- the LOC131009870 gene encoding uncharacterized protein LOC131009870, which produces MLEHERLVKELNDKVRTSGKGQNQETSLVRPGDTRWGSHYVTLLRLCAMWPSVEKVLENIRDDTTSFEVRSTARGLLRKMNDYELVFVMHLMKYLLGITNELSYALQRRDQNIVQAMILIDAVKSQLHDFRNTGWEIICDEVNRFCEVNAISLIDMEDTITRPGYRRQSITNDHYYRVEIFTEVVDLIIQEMNNRFSEASTDLLRCMACLDPRDSFSQFDINQLMRFTTWYPEDFSAGDCLYLPQQLRNFIVLVRHHPRFSTITDLGSFAQEMVKSGNHLIFQLVYRMIELTLVLPVATASVERSFSAMKLVKSDLRNRMQDEWMNDSLIMYIEKDIFSTIDNENILQRF; this is translated from the exons ATGTTAGAACATGAGAGATTAGTCAAAGAACTCAATGATAAAGTAAGGACAAGTGGAAAAGGCCAAAATCAGGAGACAAGTTTGGTAAGACCTGGAGATACTCGATGGGGCTCACATTATGTGACTTTGCTTCGTTTATGTGCTATGTGGCCTTCAGTAGAGAAAGTGTTGGAGAATATACGTGATGATACCACTAGCTTTGAAGTTAGAAGTACTGCAAGAGGTTTGCTTCGGAAGATGAATGATTATGAGTTGGTGTTTGTGATGCATTTGATGAAATATTTGTTaggaatcacaaatgaattgtCATATGCATTACAAAGAAGGGATCAAAATATTGTGCAAGCCATGATTTTGATTGATGCAGTGAAATCTCAACTACATGACTTCAGAAACACTGGGTGGGAAATAATTTGTGATGAAGTCAATAGATTTTGTGAGGTGAATGCTATTTCTTTGATTGATATGGAAGACACGATAACACGACCTGGTTATAGAAGGCAGAGCATCACCAATGATCATTATTACCGTGTGGAGATTTTTACAGag GTTGTTGATTTAATCATACAAGAGATGAATAATCGTTTTTCTGAAGCTAGCACTGATCTACTTAGATGCATGGCATGTCTTGATCCAAGAGATTCTTTCTCCCAATTCGACATTAATCAACTCATGCGTTTTACTACTTGGTATCCTGAAGACTTCTCCGCAg GTGATTGTTTATATCTGCCACAACAACTCCGTAATTTCATAGTACTTGTGCGGCATCATCCTCGCTTTTCTACGATCACTGATTTGGGAAGTTTTGCTCAAGAAATGGTTAAAAGTGgcaatcatttaatttttcaattagtTTATCGTATGATTGAGTTGACATTGGTTTTACCTGTAGCTACTGCTTCTGTTGAGAGATCATTTTCTGCAATGAAGCTCGTCAAAAGTGATTTGCGAAATCGTATGCAGGACGAGTGGATGAATGACAGTTTGATCATGTACATTGAAAAGGATATCTTCTCAACAATTGATAATGAGAATATATTGCAACGTTTTTAG
- the LOC131011031 gene encoding mogroside IE synthase-like has translation MDKEDDKYKAHIIVLPYHGQGHMNPMLQFSKRLAAKGIKITVTTTLSNTKAMAAAAAASCSINFESIYDDHAQGGVAGPGGFKGFLERFEATASTNLIHLITKFQDSNNPVKCLIYDANIAWASNVANELAIARASFFTQSCAFVASCYPMHCDLTGVVSPPVPPLPMPGLPELRLPNLPSLGPQVGSYPPIMRYILSQFDNTEKADWVLFNSFLNLEEEVINWMSGLWPVRAIGPTLPSLYLDNRVKDDHDYGFNIFKQETEACFKWLDSKEKGSVVYVSFGSAASLAAEQYAEVGKALVHSCRNFLWAVKPSEEDKLPTNFKSGISWEMGMVVAWCPQLAVLAHEAVGCFVSHCGWNSTLEAISLGVPMVAMPQFLDQMTNAHLVEHVWKVGIKAKTGDGGFSWSEEIRACIEVIMLGERGREIMANVCRWRALAKEAVDEGGSSDVCIHEIIAKLTTF, from the exons ATGGACAAGGAAGATGATAAGTACAAAGCTCATATCATAGTTCTTCCATATCATGGACAAGGCCACATGAATCCCATGCTTCAATTCTCCAAAAGATTAGCTGCAAAAGGGATCAAGATCACAGTAACCACCACACTCTCCAACACCAAGGCCATGgcagcagctgcagctgcaTCTTGCTCCATCAACTTTGAGTCAATATACGACGATCACGCCCAAGGAGGCGTGGCTGGCCCTGGTGGATTCAAGGGCTTTCTTGAGAGATTCGAGGCCACTGCCTCCACAAACTTGATTCATCTCATCACAAAATTTCAAGATTCCAACAACCCTGTGAAATGCCTCATCTATGATGCCAATATAGCTTGGGCATCAAATGTAGCTAATGAGCTTGCCATTGCTAGAGCTTCCTTCTTCACGCAGTCGTGTGCCTTTGTTGCTAGTTGCTACCCGATGCACTGTGACTTGACCGGAGTTGTGTCCCCGCCCGTCCCTCCTCTGCCCATGCCTGGACTGCCTGAGCTTCGCCTCCCGAATCTGCCTTCATTAGGCCCTCAGGTAGGGAGCTATCCTCCCATAATGAGGTACATCTTGAGCCAGTTTGACAACACTGAGAAAGCAGATTGGGTTCTCTTCAACTCCTTTCTTAACTTGGAAGAGGAG GTGATCAATTGGATGTCCGGGCTATGGCCCGTACGAGCCATCGGGCCGACACTGCCTTCCCTATACCTAGACAACCGAGTGAAAGATGACCATGACTACGGCTTCAACATCTTCAAGCAAGAAACAGAGGCCTGCTTCAAGTGGCTGGACTCAAAGGAGAAAGGCTCCGTGGTCTACGTCTCGTTTGGCAGTGCAGCAAGCTTAGCTGCAGAGCAATATGCAGAAGTGGGCAAGGCTCTTGTGCATAGCTGCAGAAACTTCTTGTGGGCGGTGAAGCCATCTGAAGAAGACAAGCTCCCAACCAATTTCAAGAGTGGGATATCTTGGGAGATGGGAATGGTTGTGGCATGGTGTCCTCAGCTAGCAGTGTTGGCACACGAGGCGGTTGGATGCTTCGTGTCTCATTGTGGGTGGAACTCGACTCTTGAGGCCATCAGCTTGGGAGTGCCCATGGTGGCTATGCCTCAGTTTCTAGACCAGATGACTAATGCACATTTGGTGGAGCATGTGTGGAAAGTGGGGATTAAAGCTAAGACCGGTGATGGGGGATTTAGTTGGAGTGAGGAAATACGAGCATGCATAGAAGTGATCATGTTAGGCGAGAGAGGTCGAGAGATTATGGCGAATGTGTGTCGTTGGAGGGCATTGGCGAAGGAGGCGGTAGACGAGGGAGGAAGCTCGGATGTATGCATCCATGAAATTATTGCTAAGTTGACCACATTCTAG
- the LOC131011032 gene encoding cell division control protein 2 homolog D yields the protein MEEKPKSAMEAFEKLEKVGEGTYGKVYRAREKATGKIVALKKTRLHEDEEGVPPTTLREVSLLRMLSRDPHVVKLMDVKQGQNKEGKTVLYLVFEYMDTDVKKYIRSFRQTGDNIPSKIVKSLMYQLCKGVAFCHGHGVLHRDLKPHNLLMDRKTMMLKIADLGLARAFTVPIKKYTHEILTLWYRAPEVLLGATHYSPAVDMWSVACIFAELVTNQALFPGDSELQQLLHIFRLLGTPNEEVWPGVSKLVNWHEYPQWSAKPLSTAVTGLDENGLHLLSEMLHYEPSRRISAKKAMEHPYFDDLEKSLL from the exons atggaaGAGAAACCGAAATCTGCAATGGAGGCATTCGAGAAGCTTGAGAAAGTTGGAGAAGGAACATATGGGAAAGTGTACAGAGCGAGAGAGAAGGCCACCGGAAAGATAGTGGCGTTGAAGAAAACGCGCCTCCATGAAGACGAAGAAGGGGTGCCGCCAACTACTCTTCGCGAGGTTTCGTTGCTCAGAATGCTGTCTAGAGATCCCCATGTGGTCAA ATTGATGGATGTGAAACAAGGCCAGAACAAGGAAGGCAAGACTGTTCTATACTTGGTGTTTGAGTACATGGACACTGACGTCAAAAAATACATCCGCAGCTTCCGCCAGACTGGGGATAACATTCCTAGCAAAATTGTTAAG AGCTTAATGTACCAGCTCTGCAAAGGTGTTGCCTTCTGCCATGGTCATGGTGTTTTGCACAG GGATCTTAAGCCGCATAACCTTTTGATGGATCGTAAAACAATGATGCTTAAAATAGCTGATCTTGGACTAGCTAGAGCTTTCACTGTGCCAATTAAGAAATACACTCATGAG ATATTGACCCTCTGGTATAGAGCTCCTGAGGTGCTTTTGGGGGCTACGCATTACTCCCCTGCTGTGGACATGTGGTCTGTCGCATGTATATTTG CTGAATTGGTGACAAATCAAGCTCTCTTTCCTGGAGACTCTGAGCTGCAACAGCTTCTACACATCTTCAG ATTGCTGGGAACTCCGAACGAAGAAGTTTGGCCTGGAGTTAGCAAGCTAGTAAACTGGCATGAATACCCACAGTGGAGCGCCAAGCCACTTTCGACAGCTGTTACTGGTCTGGATGAGAATGGCCTGCATCTTCTATCT GAAATGCTGCACTATGAGCCATCAAGGAGGATTTCAGCCAAGAAGGCTATGGAACATCCCTACTTTGATGATCTTGAGAAGTCTCTTCTCTGA
- the LOC131011030 gene encoding protein PIN-LIKES 3-like isoform X2 yields MALLDLFTASSVPVVKVLLVTALGSYLAVDRVNILGDDARKHLNNITFFVFNPALVYSNLASTLTFESMVELWFMPFNILFTFIIGSALGWVVIQFTRPPSHLHGLIIGCCAAGNLGNLLLIIIPAVCKERGSPFGDGDTCVKYGMAYASLSMATGAIYLWSYVYNIVRVSSSRSSREVEIIDSPTHTSSREGSPSSSGKSLTDPLLSSSVLIETEDHEKGLGQLQDRFESKPQVCLTDKIKQRLGSVFSKMNLKKILAPSTTGAFVGFVVGLVPQIRGLLIGDAAPFHVIQDTALLGWSDSSCHVGHGRKPFKRFKRFGNSEVCYFRCSSCPIRCPAAGRHCSR; encoded by the exons ATGGCCCTTTTGGATCTATTCACGGCGTCGTCTGTTCCTGTGGTGAAAGTGCTTCTGGTGACTGCGTTGGGGTCGTATCTTGCAGTGGACCGCGTAAACATTCTGGGAGATGATGCTAGGAAGCATTTGAACAAT ATTACGTTCTTCGTATTTAATCCAGCACTTGTCTACAGTAACTTAGCCAGCACATTAACATTTGAAAGCATGGTTGAGTT GTGGTTCATGCCCTTTAATATCCTCTTCACATTCATAATTGGTTCTGCACTCGGTTGGGTGGTCATTCAATTTACAAGACCTCCTTCACATCTCCATGGACTCATTATAGGTTGTTGCGCTGCAG GAAACTTGGGAAACCTGCTTCTGATCATAATCCCAGCAGTGTGTAAAGAGAGAGGAAGCCCGTTTGGGGATGGTGACACTTGTGTCAAATATGGAATGGCATATGCTTCGCTCTCGATGGCA ACCGGAGCAATATATCTTTGGTCCTATGTGTATAATATCGTTAGAGTGTCCTCAAGTCGGAGCTCAAGGGAAGTCGAGATTATTGACTCTCCCACCCATACGTCTTCAAGAGAGGGCTCCCCGTCTTCGTCTGGGAAGAGTTTGACAGATCCTTTACTCTCTTCGAGTGTTTTGATTGAAACAGAAGACCATGAAAAGGGATTAGGACAGCTGCAAGATAGATTCGAGAGCAAGCCCCAG GTTTGTCTAACGGATAAAATAAAGCAAAGATTGGGGTCAGTTTTCAGTAAGATGAACTTGAAGAAGATCTTAGCTCCATCAACGACAGGAGCG TTTGTTGGATTTGTAGTGGGACTGGTGCCACAAATTCGAGGACTGCTAATCGGTGATGCAGCTCCTTTCCATGTAATCCAAGACACTGCCCTTCTG GGATGGAGCGATTCCAGCTGTCACGTTGGTCATGGGAGGAAACCTTTTAAGAG GTTTAAAAGGTTCGGGAATTCAGAAGTCTGTTATTTTCGGTGTTCTAGCTGTCCGATACGTTGCCCTGCCGCTGGTAGGCATTGCAGTCGTTAA